In a genomic window of Bemisia tabaci chromosome 1, PGI_BMITA_v3:
- the LOC109035227 gene encoding uncharacterized protein, with protein MRNVNSINDFTACTWLKLESTTKNLTIFSYHPRDSKNSDGILKWWISDGGTSIQFWLKDKLVMKNEVKLGDGKWRHICQNWEGSSGHWTLHISGLKSLTGKVDEQSRNWTLPGTGAVRISSENGGEVYGFTLARQDTNGTRKRGARHTDGRNSTSPAGTEDPESAVEAEKPEKLPETAEALFWNRGSSRQVETRASSIGRVAAFLTRVIAFAIIPAMAIVNEMRKSRAKSNEVKNLDSQDDDLTFKLNDPTPGTTRAPEKITSTTPFNFEAFDSDFEKGNFGSVDAGNVNNAKNTGPNAIDPFFANDDDYFRSAENKHVARASGVTSTSTSNQTRTSRSYSSQCQSSRLVQHSHRDNVTAASAMDDLPLLGSYCCWSDPPSENVIVSWFHTPLRSSHAVKLLDISKSSCGVY; from the exons ATGAGAAACGTCAACTCGATAAATGACTTTACAGCGTGCACATGGTTGAAACTTGAAAGTACAACAAaaaacttaacaattttttcttaccATCCAC GCGATTCAAAGAATTCTGATGGAATCCTTAAATGGTGGATTTCGGACGGTGGTACCTCAATACAATTTTGGCTTAAGGATAAActtgtgatgaaaaatgaagtcaAGCTCGGAGATGGAAAATGGCGTCACATTTGTCAAAATTGGGAAGGTTCATCCGGCCATTGGACTCTACATATCTCCGGCCTCAAATCCCTAACTGGGAAAGTAGATGAGCAG AGCCGAAATTGGACATTGCCAGGGACGGGTGCCGTCCGGATAAGTTCCGAAAACGGCGGAGAAGTTTACGGATTCACGCTGGCGCGACAAGATACGAATGGAACGAGGAAAAGAGGCGCCAGACACACCGATGGTCGAAACTCGACGAGTCCGGCCGGAACGGAGGATCCGGAGTCCGCGGTCGAGGCGGAAAAGCCGGAAAAGTTGCCGGAGACGGCGGAAGCGCTGTTCTGGAACCGGGGGAGCTCGCGACAGGTGGAGACGCGCGCCTCGAGCATCGGCCGGGTGGCGGCGTTCCTGACCCGCGTCATCGCGTTCGCCATCATCCCGGCCATGGCCATCGTCAACGAGATGCGCAAAAGCCGCgccaagagcaacgag GTTAAAAACCTGGATTCGCAGGACGACGACTTGACGTTCAAGCTGAACGACCCGACGCCTGGGACGACGCGAGCCCCCGAGAAGATCACCTCGACGACCCCGTTCAACTTCGAGGCCTTCGACAGCGACTTCGAGAAGGGGAACTTCGGGAGCGTCGACGCGGGGAACGTGAACAACGCCAAGAACACCGGGCCGAACGCCATCGACCCGTTCTTCGCCAACGACGACGACTACTTCCGGTCGGCGGAGAACAAGCACGTGGCGCGGGCGTCGGGGGTGacgtcgacgtcgacgtcgaATCAGACGCGGACGTCGCGGAGCTACAGCTCGCAGTGCCAGAGCAGCCGCCTGGTCCAGCACAGCCACCGCGACAACGTCACGGCCGCCTCGGCCATGGACGATCTCCCGCTGCTGGGCAGCTATTGTTGCTGGTCGGACCCCCCGTCGGAAAACGTCATCGTGTCCTGGTTCCACACGCCCCTCCGCTCCAGTCACGCTGTCAAATTGCTCGATATCTCTAAATCCTCTTGTGGCGTCTATTGA